A window from Nitrospira defluvii encodes these proteins:
- the guaA gene encoding glutamine-hydrolyzing GMP synthase: MELWHDRILVLDFGSQYTQLIARRIREAQVYSQILPCTVSLATILAYRPKGIVLSGGPSSVYDKKSPKVPKELFDQGIPILGICYGMQLVTHLQGGDVERAQHREFGRAELRLDDRSDLFKGIGTNGSTIVWMSHGDRIERMPPGFRSIAHTDNSPIAAMKRHDAKQRIYCLQFHPEVAHTTEGATMLKNFVYDICGCQPTWTMRSYVDTAVEQIRQQVGTERVICALSGGVDSSVAAALTHRAVGDQLTCIFVDNGVLRAGERDQVEKTFASQLHLNMRVLDRSSQFLTALKSVTDPERKRKIIGRLFIKNFETESKKFKGVKYLVQGTLYPDVIESVSFKGPSATIKTHHNVGGLPTRMKLKLVEPLRELFKDEVRVLGQELGLPEDIIWRQPFPGPGLAIRVLGTVTKERLAILRGAETIVDQEIRAAGLYREIWQAFAVLLPIRTVGVMGDQRTYEHVIAIRAVTSLDGMTADWAKIPNEVLGKMSSRIINEVKGVNRVVYDISSKPPSTIEWE, encoded by the coding sequence ATGGAACTTTGGCACGATCGAATTCTCGTTCTTGATTTCGGCTCCCAATACACGCAACTGATTGCACGACGTATCCGAGAAGCGCAGGTCTATTCGCAAATTCTGCCCTGCACCGTGTCGCTCGCGACTATCCTGGCCTATCGGCCCAAAGGCATTGTGCTCTCTGGCGGGCCTTCCAGCGTCTACGACAAAAAATCCCCCAAGGTGCCCAAGGAGTTGTTTGACCAGGGCATTCCGATTCTCGGCATCTGCTATGGGATGCAGCTGGTGACCCACCTGCAGGGCGGCGATGTGGAAAGGGCGCAGCACCGAGAATTCGGCCGGGCCGAGCTCAGGCTTGATGATCGGTCGGATCTGTTCAAGGGCATTGGCACAAACGGTTCGACGATCGTTTGGATGTCGCACGGCGATCGCATTGAACGAATGCCTCCGGGATTCCGTTCTATCGCGCACACCGACAACTCTCCCATTGCCGCGATGAAGCGGCATGATGCCAAACAACGGATTTACTGCCTGCAGTTTCATCCGGAGGTCGCGCACACGACTGAGGGCGCCACGATGCTCAAGAATTTCGTCTACGACATCTGCGGCTGCCAGCCGACGTGGACCATGCGGTCCTATGTCGACACGGCCGTGGAACAAATCAGACAGCAGGTCGGGACGGAGCGGGTGATCTGTGCGTTGAGTGGCGGGGTGGACTCATCTGTTGCGGCGGCGCTGACGCATCGTGCGGTCGGCGACCAATTGACCTGCATCTTCGTGGATAACGGGGTGTTGCGAGCCGGCGAGCGGGACCAGGTGGAGAAGACCTTCGCCTCGCAATTGCACCTGAATATGCGGGTTCTCGATCGCAGCAGTCAGTTTCTCACCGCGCTGAAGAGCGTGACCGATCCGGAGCGAAAACGGAAAATCATCGGACGCCTGTTCATCAAGAATTTTGAGACCGAATCCAAGAAGTTTAAAGGGGTGAAGTACCTGGTCCAAGGCACGCTGTATCCCGACGTCATCGAAAGCGTCAGCTTCAAGGGGCCGTCAGCGACGATCAAGACGCATCACAACGTGGGCGGGTTGCCGACACGTATGAAATTGAAGCTGGTGGAGCCGCTTCGTGAATTATTCAAGGATGAAGTACGGGTTTTGGGACAGGAGTTGGGTTTGCCGGAGGACATCATCTGGCGGCAGCCGTTTCCAGGTCCTGGGTTGGCGATTCGGGTGCTGGGGACGGTCACCAAGGAGCGTTTGGCGATCCTGCGTGGGGCAGAAACCATTGTCGATCAGGAAATCCGGGCCGCGGGGCTCTACCGTGAGATTTGGCAAGCCTTTGCCGTGCTGTTACCGATTCGAACCGTCGGCGTGATGGGTGATCAGCGCACGTATGAGCATGTGATCGCGATTCGCGCCGTGACTAGCCTGGACGGGATGACTGCCGACTGGGCCAAGATCCCGAACGAGGTGCTGGGAAAAATGTCGAGTCGTATTATCAACGAAGTCAAGGGTGTCAACCGGGTTGTCTATGACATCAGCTCGAAGCCACCGTCGACCATTGAATGGGAATAA
- a CDS encoding pseudouridine synthase → MEVRLQKLIAGTGLASRRKAEELITSGRVTINGAVVRELGIKVDPDRDHVKVDGKHLRAAQPYVYVILNKPKNVMSTLDDPEGRPTVKDFLRGVSVRVFPVGRLDFDSEGLMLLTNHGDLAQALLHPRYHVPKTYLIKVKGVLNDAEIGTLERGVKLEDGLTAPAKVQKISRAESNSWLEVTIHEGRKHQVKRMLEAVGHAVIKLTRVRMGPLLLGDLAAGEYRFLTDREANRLRELVGDRIARAERPELDASGKPVRWMPPTEPAPPRPPKPVRTGRGPRSQRSESGGRPKPDREVRISSRPGSGGRKRPMSHGAKFRRNTTSSGVKRGPKREVGEFEGRVSGEARSLQRPQGERGGRPLRSGEKSQGSGRGAAPGRPGAGQKFQQNRRGGSQSSRPGERGSAKPSRHSTRRRA, encoded by the coding sequence GTGGAAGTCAGACTGCAAAAATTGATTGCCGGAACCGGCCTTGCTTCCCGCCGCAAAGCCGAAGAATTGATCACGTCCGGCCGCGTCACGATCAACGGCGCTGTCGTCAGAGAACTCGGCATCAAAGTTGATCCTGACCGCGACCATGTCAAAGTCGACGGCAAACATCTGCGCGCCGCCCAGCCCTATGTCTATGTGATCTTGAATAAGCCTAAGAACGTGATGTCCACGCTCGACGATCCTGAGGGGCGTCCGACCGTGAAAGATTTCCTGCGCGGCGTGTCGGTGCGGGTGTTTCCGGTCGGTCGGTTGGATTTCGATAGTGAAGGACTCATGCTTCTGACCAATCACGGAGATTTGGCTCAGGCACTTCTCCATCCGCGGTACCATGTCCCGAAGACCTATCTGATTAAGGTCAAGGGCGTCCTGAACGATGCCGAAATCGGGACATTGGAGCGGGGCGTCAAGCTGGAAGATGGACTGACGGCGCCGGCGAAGGTGCAGAAGATCAGCCGGGCCGAGAGCAATTCCTGGCTGGAGGTCACGATCCATGAGGGACGAAAGCATCAAGTAAAGCGGATGCTCGAAGCCGTTGGTCATGCAGTCATTAAGCTGACGCGGGTGCGGATGGGGCCGCTCTTGTTGGGTGATTTGGCGGCGGGGGAGTACCGGTTTTTGACCGACCGTGAGGCCAATCGATTACGGGAGCTTGTAGGCGATCGCATCGCCCGCGCGGAACGTCCGGAACTGGATGCATCGGGAAAGCCGGTTCGCTGGATGCCGCCGACCGAGCCGGCCCCGCCACGACCACCCAAGCCTGTGCGAACAGGGCGGGGGCCGCGATCGCAGCGATCGGAATCTGGCGGCCGGCCGAAGCCGGATCGGGAGGTCCGGATATCCTCACGCCCAGGGTCCGGGGGGAGGAAGCGCCCCATGAGTCACGGCGCGAAATTCCGGCGCAACACCACATCGAGCGGGGTAAAACGAGGGCCCAAGCGGGAGGTCGGAGAGTTCGAGGGGCGTGTCTCCGGAGAGGCACGAAGCCTTCAACGTCCGCAGGGGGAACGTGGGGGCCGACCGTTACGCTCAGGCGAGAAGTCCCAAGGATCTGGTCGTGGTGCGGCGCCAGGCCGTCCAGGTGCAGGTCAGAAATTTCAACAGAACCGGCGTGGTGGGTCTCAGTCGTCGCGTCCGGGAGAGCGGGGCTCTGCGAAACCATCGCGGCACTCGACGCGGAGAAGAGCATGA
- the aspS gene encoding aspartate--tRNA ligase has protein sequence MKIRTHRCGELTKAHVGQQVVLNGWVQRRRDHGMVLFIDVRDRTGVTQVVFNAERNAAVHQAAHTLRSECVISVTGQVMARPEESRNPNLPTGDIEIFVDAVEILNEAKTPPFMIEDDVEITESLRLKYRYLDLRRPRMQRLLWLRHGIMQAVRTFLNAEHFLEVETPVLTKSTPEGARDYLVPSRVNPGMFYALPQSPQLFKQVLMISGVDRYYQIARCFRDEDLRNDRQPEFTQIDLEMSFVDREQVMALMEQMIVSVFKDAGGVQLPVPFPRMTYAEAMGRYGSDKPDLRFDMPLHDVTDFAANSDFKVFKDAATKGGLVKVLIVSGGASIARSRIDALGETAKSFGAKGLAWLKITAEGQLESVIAKFLDAKAFAAALPEAKPGDLVLFGADKPAIVHDVLGRIRLLLGEELNLIDKTAWKPLWVTEFPLLDYSPEEKRYVFMHNPFAAPMDEDVPFLDTEPLKARAKAYDMVLNGSEIGGGSIRNHRSDIQFRILDLLGIGKEQAQAKFGFLLEALEYGAPPHGGIAFGLDRLIMLLGGADSIRDVIAFPKTQRAQCPLTEAPSTVGADQLKELRIKLDVVE, from the coding sequence ATGAAGATCAGGACCCATCGGTGCGGAGAGTTGACCAAGGCGCATGTCGGTCAGCAGGTCGTGTTGAATGGCTGGGTGCAGCGCCGCCGCGATCACGGCATGGTGTTGTTTATCGATGTGCGGGACCGAACCGGCGTCACTCAGGTGGTGTTTAATGCCGAGAGGAACGCAGCGGTGCATCAGGCCGCGCATACGCTGCGGAGTGAATGTGTCATCTCGGTGACCGGCCAAGTCATGGCTCGGCCGGAGGAATCGCGCAATCCGAATTTGCCCACGGGGGACATCGAGATATTTGTCGATGCGGTCGAGATTCTTAATGAGGCGAAGACCCCACCGTTCATGATCGAGGACGACGTAGAGATCACCGAATCGCTGCGGTTGAAGTATCGGTACCTCGACCTTAGACGTCCACGGATGCAGCGGCTCTTATGGCTACGACACGGGATTATGCAGGCGGTGCGCACGTTTCTGAACGCCGAGCACTTTCTCGAAGTGGAAACGCCGGTGTTGACGAAAAGCACACCGGAAGGTGCCCGTGACTATCTGGTGCCGAGTCGTGTGAATCCGGGGATGTTTTATGCACTGCCGCAGTCGCCGCAATTATTCAAGCAGGTGTTGATGATCAGCGGCGTGGATCGGTATTACCAGATCGCCCGTTGTTTTCGCGACGAAGACCTGCGGAACGATCGTCAACCGGAATTTACCCAGATCGATCTCGAGATGTCCTTTGTGGATCGTGAGCAGGTCATGGCGCTGATGGAGCAGATGATCGTATCGGTGTTCAAGGATGCCGGCGGGGTGCAATTGCCCGTGCCGTTCCCGCGGATGACCTATGCGGAAGCAATGGGCAGATATGGATCCGACAAGCCGGATCTGCGGTTCGATATGCCCTTGCACGATGTCACGGACTTTGCGGCGAACAGCGACTTCAAGGTATTCAAGGATGCGGCGACCAAGGGAGGGCTCGTCAAGGTGTTGATTGTGTCCGGCGGCGCGTCGATCGCAAGGAGCCGCATTGATGCCTTGGGCGAGACAGCGAAGAGCTTTGGGGCGAAGGGCCTGGCCTGGTTGAAAATCACCGCGGAAGGACAGCTTGAGTCGGTCATCGCCAAGTTTCTCGATGCCAAAGCTTTTGCGGCAGCGTTGCCGGAGGCGAAGCCGGGAGATCTCGTCCTCTTCGGCGCGGATAAGCCGGCGATCGTCCATGACGTACTGGGCCGGATTCGCCTGTTGCTCGGCGAAGAACTGAATCTCATCGACAAGACGGCCTGGAAACCCTTGTGGGTCACCGAATTTCCACTTCTAGACTATTCGCCGGAAGAGAAACGGTATGTGTTCATGCATAATCCGTTTGCGGCGCCGATGGATGAAGACGTGCCGTTTCTCGACACGGAGCCGCTGAAGGCACGGGCGAAAGCTTACGATATGGTGCTGAACGGGAGTGAGATCGGCGGTGGCAGTATCCGCAACCATCGCAGCGACATTCAGTTTCGGATTCTGGATCTGCTGGGGATCGGCAAGGAGCAGGCGCAGGCGAAGTTCGGTTTCCTGCTGGAAGCGCTGGAGTATGGTGCGCCACCGCATGGAGGCATTGCGTTCGGGCTGGATCGACTGATTATGCTACTGGGTGGCGCTGATTCGATTCGCGATGTCATTGCGTTTCCCAAGACGCAACGGGCGCAGTGCCCGCTCACCGAGGCGCCATCCACAGTGGGAGCCGACCAGTTGAAGGAATTGCGAATCAAACTGGATGTCGTCGAGTAG
- the aroC gene encoding chorismate synthase, producing the protein MAGNTLGRVFTVTSFGESHGPAIGCVVDGCPPGLVLSAEDIQRDLDRRKPGTSRHVTQRQESDRVEILSGLFEGRTTGTPIALLIRNEDQRSRDYGNLIDTFRPGHADYTYWQKYGIRDHRGGGRSSARETAVRVAAAAIAKKWLSEKHGVVIHGYLSQLGPIAVPFTNWTTVATNPFFAADDEVVGKLESYMDELRKAGDSVGAKITTVAEHVPVGWGAPVYAKLDADLAGAMMSINAVKAVEIGAGLASVEQRGSEHGDELTPEGFVTNHAGGILGGISTGQDIVVTIGIKPTSSIRVPRRSIDKQGNPAVVETNGRHDPCVGIRATPIAEAMMALVLMDHALLHRAQNADVATATPKIAGSVARTASSRDGQASSKASQKAEDL; encoded by the coding sequence ATGGCCGGCAATACGTTGGGTCGAGTCTTCACCGTCACCTCATTCGGCGAAAGCCACGGGCCGGCGATCGGCTGTGTCGTCGATGGCTGTCCTCCGGGGCTCGTGCTTTCGGCAGAGGATATTCAACGCGATCTCGATCGTCGGAAACCGGGCACGTCACGCCACGTCACACAGCGGCAGGAATCCGATCGGGTGGAAATTCTCTCCGGGCTGTTCGAAGGAAGGACGACGGGTACACCGATCGCCCTCCTCATTCGCAACGAAGACCAGCGCAGCCGCGACTACGGCAACCTCATCGACACCTTCCGTCCCGGCCACGCTGACTACACCTATTGGCAGAAATACGGGATCCGCGATCATCGGGGCGGCGGGCGTTCTTCCGCCCGTGAAACCGCTGTGCGGGTGGCGGCTGCCGCGATTGCCAAGAAGTGGCTCTCCGAAAAGCATGGCGTCGTCATCCACGGTTATCTCAGTCAACTCGGCCCCATCGCTGTTCCGTTCACCAACTGGACGACAGTGGCAACCAATCCGTTTTTCGCCGCCGATGACGAGGTGGTCGGGAAACTGGAATCCTATATGGATGAGCTCAGGAAGGCCGGTGACTCGGTGGGTGCGAAAATCACCACTGTTGCGGAGCATGTGCCGGTCGGGTGGGGTGCCCCCGTGTATGCAAAGCTGGATGCGGATCTGGCCGGGGCCATGATGAGCATCAATGCGGTAAAAGCGGTGGAGATCGGCGCAGGGTTGGCTTCCGTCGAACAACGGGGATCCGAGCATGGCGATGAATTAACTCCAGAAGGATTTGTCACCAATCATGCCGGGGGGATATTGGGCGGCATTTCCACAGGGCAGGATATCGTCGTCACCATCGGCATCAAGCCGACCTCGAGTATTCGCGTGCCACGCCGGTCGATCGACAAGCAGGGGAACCCGGCGGTGGTCGAGACGAACGGTCGTCACGACCCCTGTGTAGGCATTCGTGCCACGCCTATTGCCGAAGCCATGATGGCCCTTGTGTTGATGGATCATGCCCTCCTTCATCGTGCGCAGAATGCCGATGTCGCCACCGCCACGCCGAAGATCGCCGGCTCAGTCGCGCGGACAGCCTCATCCCGTGACGGACAGGCTAGTTCGAAGGCCAGCCAGAAGGCGGAAGACCTCTAG
- a CDS encoding ABC transporter ATP-binding protein, whose protein sequence is MQAKPPHSLPVLDIQHATVYRGDTCVFADFSFLLQAGEHAAIVGPNGAGKSTLLKLLSGEVHPLALDETRLCLFGQERWSVWDVRKHLGLVSHDLQRDYLICAEGLQVVLSGFYASNDTYDHQTFTQAQIARAYEVMRELRIDSLAGRMFGHLSTGEQRRFLLGRALVHDPSVLVLDEPTSGLDIKACFQYLDLLRTQIHKGKSVLLVTHHLHEIPPEIERVVLIKSGTIFADGPKTELLTEENLGRLFDQPLTLIQANGWYQALPV, encoded by the coding sequence ATGCAGGCCAAGCCCCCTCACTCCTTGCCTGTTCTCGACATTCAACACGCCACCGTCTACAGGGGGGATACCTGCGTCTTCGCCGATTTTTCCTTCTTGCTTCAGGCGGGTGAGCATGCGGCGATAGTCGGACCAAACGGAGCCGGCAAGTCCACGCTCCTCAAACTCTTGTCGGGCGAAGTTCATCCACTGGCACTGGATGAGACGCGGCTCTGTCTTTTCGGCCAAGAACGCTGGAGCGTGTGGGATGTGCGGAAGCATCTGGGGCTGGTGTCGCATGATCTTCAGCGAGACTATTTAATTTGCGCCGAGGGTCTGCAAGTCGTGCTCTCTGGTTTCTATGCCAGTAACGACACCTACGACCATCAAACATTCACCCAGGCACAGATCGCGCGTGCGTATGAGGTGATGCGGGAGTTGAGGATTGACTCGCTGGCCGGGCGGATGTTCGGTCATTTGTCGACCGGTGAGCAGCGGCGATTTCTCCTGGGGCGCGCGTTGGTCCACGATCCGTCGGTTCTTGTGCTGGATGAGCCGACCAGCGGCCTCGACATCAAAGCCTGTTTCCAGTACCTCGATCTGCTGCGGACTCAAATTCACAAAGGGAAGAGCGTGCTCCTCGTCACGCATCATCTGCATGAGATACCGCCGGAGATTGAGCGTGTGGTCTTGATCAAGAGCGGGACCATCTTTGCGGATGGGCCCAAAACGGAGCTGCTGACAGAGGAAAATTTGGGGCGGTTATTCGACCAGCCGCTCACCCTCATTCAGGCGAACGGCTGGTACCAAGCCCTGCCGGTGTGA
- a CDS encoding S1C family serine protease — protein sequence MSCMPFRYSQQLVIRTVLMLASVAFLADLHPVDATAIDAARLEHAKLATIGVLEDTQDQRTPDKPGKILVRGTGFHLRDGYIVTARHAAEKQDATTGTIIQKQIRILTTDLHELSADLVGDSAFMDVVVYRVTEAHRPKLQAAVAFAAGDVQPGQEVFTVGYPMGWGPTMSFGHLGNTNTFLQTVDTRLIQADVAACSGNSGGGLFNEKGEVVGIMHAIIQTERDDSTAHCSRMAFAIPALLAERIVTAALDGKPLTFSKMGIHMVAVKDGTRWRMAVKDVMEPAKSAGIQKHDVIIAVDDTDIQDAAHLKNYLIERTKPGQQVSVKVRRIDTNLTFTVTLGGG from the coding sequence ATGTCGTGCATGCCTTTTCGCTACTCGCAGCAGCTCGTCATCCGTACGGTATTGATGCTGGCCTCCGTGGCGTTTCTGGCTGACCTGCACCCGGTCGACGCCACAGCCATCGACGCCGCCAGGCTGGAACACGCCAAACTTGCCACCATCGGAGTCTTAGAAGACACTCAAGATCAACGCACCCCGGACAAGCCAGGCAAGATCCTGGTACGCGGCACCGGCTTTCACTTACGCGACGGGTACATCGTCACCGCCCGCCACGCGGCAGAAAAGCAAGATGCCACGACCGGCACCATCATTCAAAAGCAGATTCGAATTCTGACCACAGACCTCCATGAATTGTCGGCCGATCTCGTGGGCGACAGCGCATTCATGGACGTCGTCGTGTATCGCGTCACCGAGGCCCATCGCCCGAAACTCCAGGCAGCGGTCGCGTTTGCGGCCGGTGATGTTCAGCCGGGCCAGGAAGTGTTCACCGTCGGCTATCCCATGGGCTGGGGACCGACCATGTCATTCGGCCATCTAGGCAACACGAACACCTTCCTTCAAACGGTGGACACCCGCCTGATTCAGGCCGATGTCGCCGCCTGCAGTGGTAACTCCGGCGGCGGACTCTTTAACGAGAAGGGCGAAGTCGTGGGGATCATGCACGCCATCATTCAAACGGAACGCGACGATTCCACTGCCCACTGCAGTCGCATGGCTTTTGCGATTCCCGCCCTGCTGGCTGAACGCATCGTCACCGCCGCCTTGGACGGCAAGCCTCTGACCTTTTCCAAAATGGGCATCCATATGGTCGCCGTGAAGGACGGCACCAGATGGCGCATGGCGGTGAAAGACGTCATGGAACCGGCCAAGTCTGCCGGCATTCAAAAGCACGACGTCATTATTGCCGTGGACGACACCGACATTCAGGACGCCGCGCACTTAAAGAACTACTTGATCGAGCGCACCAAGCCTGGCCAACAGGTGAGCGTGAAAGTTCGTCGCATCGATACCAATCTGACGTTTACGGTGACCTTGGGGGGCGGCTGA
- a CDS encoding Slp family lipoprotein, whose product MMCVCRYLAIGLLVVTAGCASTRVIPESLEPQVEKTVSFDQIVASPDSYRGKVVLLGGEVLKAKATEGGTQLEVLQLPLDDEEEPEVDRLQSKGRFLALHKEFLDPSTIVEGTRVTIIGEVTGASVEKMDEADYRFPTLDVKHLHRWDRRRDDHPRTSGPWWGVFGGVGFGGGGSRSGGGISIGF is encoded by the coding sequence ATGATGTGTGTGTGTCGGTATCTGGCCATCGGGCTCTTGGTCGTGACGGCCGGTTGTGCGTCCACGCGGGTGATCCCGGAATCTTTGGAACCCCAGGTTGAGAAGACGGTGTCATTCGATCAAATAGTGGCGTCCCCCGATTCGTATCGGGGCAAGGTTGTCTTGCTGGGTGGCGAAGTCCTCAAGGCGAAGGCTACAGAGGGCGGGACTCAGCTGGAGGTCTTGCAACTTCCCTTGGATGATGAGGAGGAGCCTGAGGTAGATCGCCTGCAATCAAAGGGGCGATTTCTGGCCTTGCACAAAGAATTCCTCGATCCGTCGACCATCGTAGAGGGCACAAGAGTGACCATTATCGGGGAGGTCACGGGTGCGTCGGTTGAGAAAATGGATGAGGCCGATTACCGATTTCCCACGCTGGACGTGAAACATCTTCACCGGTGGGATCGCAGGCGGGATGACCATCCACGGACCTCCGGTCCTTGGTGGGGTGTATTCGGAGGTGTTGGGTTTGGTGGTGGCGGCAGCCGTAGCGGTGGCGGCATCAGCATCGGATTCTAA
- the ypfJ gene encoding KPN_02809 family neutral zinc metallopeptidase, giving the protein MRWEGQRESQNIEDRRGMGAARSGAGLGLGGLVLVLAVSYLTGTNPLTLLNILNGVQEIAVPQAPDRMVPTGSPRNELGKFAAVVLADTEDTWRTLLPRMGRTYEDPHLVLFTGAVRSACGTASSAVGPFYCPGDHKVYLDLSFFQELAQRLGAPGDFAQAYVIAHEIGHHVQNLLGIAEKVTRLQQRGSSAERNALSIKMELQADCLAGVWGYHARHNRNLIEPGDFEAGLRAAAAIGDDRLQNMEQGQVQPESWTHGSSEQRMTWLRQGLQSGDPAACDTFTEKRS; this is encoded by the coding sequence ATGAGATGGGAAGGTCAACGGGAAAGCCAGAATATTGAGGACCGCCGTGGAATGGGCGCTGCGCGATCCGGCGCAGGACTCGGATTGGGCGGACTCGTCCTGGTCCTCGCCGTCAGCTATCTCACGGGGACCAATCCGCTCACCCTACTCAACATCCTCAACGGCGTCCAGGAGATCGCCGTGCCTCAAGCCCCGGATCGAATGGTGCCGACCGGATCACCTCGCAATGAGCTTGGAAAATTCGCCGCCGTCGTGCTCGCCGATACGGAAGACACGTGGCGAACATTGCTCCCTCGCATGGGTCGCACGTATGAAGATCCCCATTTGGTGTTATTCACCGGAGCGGTGCGATCCGCCTGCGGCACGGCATCCTCGGCGGTCGGCCCGTTTTACTGCCCCGGCGATCACAAGGTCTATCTGGATCTATCGTTTTTTCAAGAACTGGCGCAACGCCTCGGGGCACCGGGCGATTTTGCCCAAGCCTATGTGATTGCGCACGAGATCGGCCACCATGTCCAGAACCTGCTCGGTATTGCAGAGAAGGTCACCCGGTTACAACAGCGCGGTTCGTCTGCGGAGCGCAATGCCCTCTCCATCAAGATGGAACTGCAAGCCGACTGTCTGGCTGGGGTCTGGGGATATCATGCCAGGCACAACCGCAACCTCATCGAGCCGGGCGATTTCGAAGCCGGTCTCCGAGCGGCCGCGGCGATTGGTGACGACCGGCTGCAGAACATGGAGCAGGGTCAGGTACAACCGGAAAGTTGGACCCACGGCTCGTCCGAGCAACGGATGACTTGGCTCCGGCAAGGCTTACAATCAGGAGATCCCGCTGCCTGTGACACGTTCACCGAGAAACGTTCCTAG
- a CDS encoding pseudouridine synthase produces MTLPRVGRTLALYKPYGVLPCFTDVQGRPTLSAYLNVPDVYPAGRLDLDSEGLLLLTSDGRLAHRITDPRHHLPKVYLVQVERVPDVAALAKLEGGVVIAGTRTRPAQARLLPTPPSLPERPIPIRFRKHVPTAWLELTLREGMNRQVRRMTAAVGHPTLRLVRLAIGPITLGELQPGQWRDLSAQEVAEMAHS; encoded by the coding sequence ATGACGCTGCCCCGCGTCGGTCGGACCCTCGCCCTGTACAAACCCTATGGCGTGTTGCCTTGCTTTACGGACGTCCAGGGGCGCCCCACGCTCAGCGCGTATCTCAATGTCCCCGATGTCTACCCTGCCGGCCGGTTGGATCTGGACAGTGAGGGCTTGCTCCTGCTGACCTCCGACGGCCGTTTGGCCCATCGCATTACCGATCCTCGACACCATCTCCCCAAAGTCTATCTCGTGCAGGTGGAGCGGGTGCCGGATGTGGCCGCGTTGGCAAAGCTGGAGGGCGGTGTCGTGATTGCCGGAACCCGCACGAGGCCTGCTCAGGCCCGGTTGCTGCCGACTCCGCCTTCTTTGCCAGAACGACCAATCCCGATCCGATTTCGCAAGCATGTGCCGACGGCGTGGCTGGAGCTCACGTTGCGTGAAGGGATGAACCGGCAGGTTCGGCGGATGACGGCGGCGGTTGGTCATCCGACGTTGCGGCTCGTACGGCTGGCCATCGGGCCGATCACATTAGGGGAGCTTCAGCCTGGTCAGTGGCGGGATCTCAGCGCGCAGGAGGTGGCAGAGATGGCACATTCGTAA
- a CDS encoding nucleoside deaminase codes for MWTRRRLLKGVAGLTMITIGEAVQNGEGLVANVNQQGRAFDRAAAERMMRRAIELSRQGMRAGEGGPFGAVIVKGGVIVGEGWNRVLVTNDPTAHAEMEAIRAAARSLGSFTLKGCELYTSAQPCPMCLGAIYWSRLDRVFYGNSAKDTGAIGFDDEVFYRQLTCSPQQRDIPEVQVLADEAQRVFREYEAMPGTIRY; via the coding sequence ATGTGGACTCGTCGTCGGCTTCTGAAGGGGGTAGCCGGTCTCACCATGATCACCATAGGGGAAGCCGTTCAGAATGGTGAGGGCCTTGTCGCCAATGTGAATCAGCAAGGCCGAGCCTTCGATCGGGCAGCTGCAGAGCGGATGATGCGGAGAGCCATAGAGCTGAGCCGTCAGGGAATGAGGGCCGGGGAAGGCGGCCCATTCGGTGCCGTGATCGTGAAAGGAGGAGTGATTGTCGGCGAAGGGTGGAATCGCGTCCTCGTCACCAATGACCCCACGGCCCATGCTGAGATGGAAGCGATTCGCGCTGCTGCCCGGTCATTGGGCTCATTCACCCTCAAGGGCTGTGAGCTCTATACAAGCGCTCAACCCTGTCCGATGTGTCTTGGCGCCATCTACTGGTCGCGTCTCGACCGGGTGTTTTACGGAAACAGCGCGAAGGACACTGGGGCGATCGGCTTTGACGACGAGGTCTTTTATCGACAGTTGACCTGCTCCCCGCAGCAACGCGACATTCCTGAGGTGCAGGTGTTGGCGGATGAAGCCCAGCGCGTGTTTCGCGAGTATGAAGCCATGCCGGGAACCATCCGGTACTGA